Within Verrucomicrobiia bacterium, the genomic segment TCGTCATGGGCAGGGTGCCCACCATGATGACGGCCAGGAAAGTGTGACTTTCCACACCTGATCGCGTGCTTGCGGCCAACGCTGCCAAACCAATGGCGACGCCTAGCATGCAAGTCCTGTGCTCGAATTTGACTTTCACCGCCGACAATATGGCGGGTGGAGTGTCACTAATGCTATTGGACTTTGGTCCAATAAAACGAGTGCCAGTTTCGGGGGTGAAGAACCTGGATTTCTTCACGGCCTGCTCCAGTTTTGAAACGAATCCCTCCGAAGTCCTTCTGCCACAACGCTCATCTCTTTTCCCGGTCTCTACAGCGAGACCGTGGTGCATCGGCTGCTGTAGCTTGGGAATTTCAGGTGTGGTCCCTTAATCCCCCCAACATTTATGAGAGGCCTTTCCGCGCTTTGCTGCGCCTCGTTTCTTCTGCTTGCCTGCGCCTCAGCTTGGGCAGCACCTGTGGCGGTGTCGGACAGCGTCACCATGCATTCCGGTGGCAAAGCGCGAATTGCGGTGCTTGCCAATGATACAGGACTCGGGACCGGCCAAACCATTGCCGTCATTCAGGCACCCGCATTCGGCTCGGCAGTTCCAGTGACCGGCGGGAGAGTCCTCTACTCTCAAACCACAGGCGTTCCCACTTCGGACTCCTTTACCTACAGGGTGACAGATTCGGGTGGCACCTCCAATACGGCCACTGTCAGCATTGCATTTTCCAGCAATCTCCGCATTCCCACCGCGGCATTCTCCATGCCCGCGGCTCCGCCTGCACAGGCAGTGGAACTGGTTGAATTGTTGTCAGGTTTGAATTCTCCTGTGGCTATCGCGAGTCCTCCGGGTGATACGCAGAGAGTCTTTGTTTGCCAGAAGGGAGGGCTGCTTCGTCTGGTACCCAACATCGCTACTCCTTCGCTGGCAGCTTCTCCATTCCTAGATTTACCGACTTTGCTGTCTACGAGAGGAAATGGCGTTCCTTCCAAGGCCGAGTCCATGAGCACGACGAGCGAGCAGGGGTTGCTGAGTGTTGCCTTTCATCCGTCCTACGCCACCAACCGGCAGTTCTATATCTTTTACTCGGTAAAGGTGGGCAGCACGATTTATGAGCGGGTCTCGATGTTCCTAAGGAGTGCCGCAGATCCTAATTTGGCCGATCCCAACAGCGAGAAAGTCCTGATTCAGCAAGTGGACACGGCGGACAACCACAACGGGGGAGACATGCACTTTGGGCCTGACGGCTACCTCTATATTTCATTTGGCGATGAAGGCGCGCAAAACGACTCTAAAAACAACAGCCAGACGATCACCAAAAATTTCTTTTCCGCCATCGCCCGGATTGATGTGGACAAGAAGCCTGGCAGTTTGGTTCTCAACCCTCATGCAGCCATCCCTACGGACCCTACGGATGGAGGAGTTGCCCGCTATGCCATCCCTGCCGACAATCCATACGTGGGGGCCACGTCATTCATCGGCACTGCGGTAAATCCCGCGAGTGTCCGTACTGAATTCTG encodes:
- a CDS encoding PQQ-dependent sugar dehydrogenase, which translates into the protein MAVSDSVTMHSGGKARIAVLANDTGLGTGQTIAVIQAPAFGSAVPVTGGRVLYSQTTGVPTSDSFTYRVTDSGGTSNTATVSIAFSSNLRIPTAAFSMPAAPPAQAVELVELLSGLNSPVAIASPPGDTQRVFVCQKGGLLRLVPNIATPSLAASPFLDLPTLLSTRGNGVPSKAESMSTTSEQGLLSVAFHPSYATNRQFYIFYSVKVGSTIYERVSMFLRSAADPNLADPNSEKVLIQQVDTADNHNGGDMHFGPDGYLYISFGDEGAQNDSKNNSQTITKNFFSAIARIDVDKKPGSLVLNPHAAIPTDPTDGGVARYAIPADNPYVGATSFIGTAVNPASVRTEFWAVGFRNPWRFSFDSLTGELWVGDVGQGTYEEINVVVKGGNYGWAFRE